From Tiliqua scincoides isolate rTilSci1 chromosome 2, rTilSci1.hap2, whole genome shotgun sequence, the proteins below share one genomic window:
- the CENPX gene encoding centromere protein X produces the protein MERTGQSGKGFKKETVNKLLQLHFKDDKTRVSGDALLLMAEMIKVFVREAAVRGVRQAQTEDLTRVDVEHVEKVLPQLLLDF, from the exons ATGGAGAGGACGGGACAGAGCGGGAAAGGCTTCAAaaag GAGACCGTGAACAAACTGCTCCAGCTCCACTTCAAAGATGACAAAACACGAG tcagTGGTGATGCACTGTTGCTTATGGCAGAAATGATCAAAGTGTTTGTTCGAG AGGCTGCAGTGCGAGGAGTCCGGCAGGCTCAGACAGAGGACTTGACCAGGGTGGATGTGGAACACGTGGAAAAAGTGCTGCCACAGCTG CTTTTGGACTTCTAG
- the LRRC45 gene encoding leucine-rich repeat-containing protein 45, producing MLMPATEMEDFQRSYSRLCKESGAEPQESVLQHLQEATERNRLDFATQSLSVDTCGALGKLLQNELQFTEIILSDCMLSEEGAKLLLHGLCSNTVVKSLDLKGNNLRAMGAEALGKLLRQNKSIRSLTLEWNNLGVWEESFALFCEGLGANCNLQRLDLRNNQINHQGAGELSMALKVNSSLQELDLRWNNIGLLGGRALLNCLHSNRALRQLELAGNNVPSDILKAVEQAVEHNQDRQSILCKSRSMAHMLSKEVLCVKEEKAKQFLDLMDTIDKQREEITRSSRISATRVGQLQEALTERHSVMNSLKAKLQMTEAALALSEQKLHDLGELLSTANQEQARLIEDHAKEKQQLKKDSTDREAKLQRELSSASEKNLLLRNQVDELERRCKTQQEQLFQVKEDLTHTTAELKVRAVQAEERLEMEKRRFRQGLEDAESLRLKEVDHMTHHMEANERSLQERIQRLEAIRIGLEEELGRVKATALAERGQVEEQIIKAKNQARWEEQQRLEHLEEKLRLMAQSRDEAQNYCLQQKQAVSEALAKESQLSLQIEGLKRRLEELQQELSGKEQEKVAEVNRVRVELREQIGHLEAERTTQEGLKEKIAALERQLKVLSSNHREALLDKEGEITSLWEKLRVREAEISRIREEEAQRASFLQNAIMTYVQGSPLRSLSPRK from the exons ATGCTGATGCCTGCCACAGAGATGGAAGACTTCCAACGGTCCTACTCGAGACTGTGCAAGGAGAGCGGTGCCGAGCCTCAGGAGAGCGTCCTACAGCACTTGCAGGAAGCGACAGAGAGAAACCGCTTGGATTTTGCTACACAGAGCCTTTCTGTGGACACATGTGGAGCTCTGGGCAAGCTCTTGCAGAATGAACTCCAGTTCACCGAGATTATACTGAGCGATTGCATGTTGAGTGAAGAAG gaGCAAAGCTACTACTCCATGGACTCTGCTCCAACACTGTTGTGAAATCCTTGGACCTGAAG GGAAACAACCTGCGAGCTATGGGGGCCGAGGCTCTTGGGAAACTGCTCAGGCAGAACAAGTCTATCAGGAG TCTCACCTTGGAATGGAACAATCTAGGTGTATGGGAGGAAAGCTTTGCCTTGTTCTGTGAGGGGCTTGGAGCCAATTGTAATCTCCAGCGCCTTGATCTGCGCAATAATCAGATCAACCACCAGGGGGCAGGAGAGCTGTCTATGGCACTGAAAGTCAACTCCAGTCTCCAGGAACTTG ATTTGCGCTGGAATAACATCGGACTCCTGGGGGGTCGTGCACTCCTGAATTGTCTGCATAGCAACCGCGCACTACGACAACTAGAACTGGCTGGCAACAATGTGCCCAGTGACATCCTGAAGGCTGTGG AGCAAGCTGTGGAACACAATCAGGACCGTCAAAGCATCCTCTGCAAGAGTCGGAGCATGGCTCACATGCTCAGTAAAGAGGTGCTGTGTGTGAAGGAGGAGAAAGCTAAACAG TTCCTGGATCTGATGGACACTATTGACAAACAACGAGAGGAGATAACCCGCAGCAGCAG AATATCAGCCACACGAGTTGGGCAGCTGCAAGAGGCGCTGACCGAACGCCATTCTGTGATGAACTCCCTTAAAGCAAA GCTCCAAATGACTGAGGCAGCTTTGGCTCTGTCGGAGCAGAAGCTGCACGACCTGGGGGAGTTGCTGAGCACGGCAAATCAGGAGCAAGCGAGACTGATTGAGGACCATGccaaggagaagcagcagctcaAGAAG GATTCCACTGATCGAGAGGCAAAACTTCAGCGTGAACTTTCATCTGCCAGTGAGAAAAATCTCCTGCTCAGGAACCAG GTAGATGAGCTAGAGAGGAGGTGCAAGACACAGCAGGAGCAGCTGTTCCAGGTGAAGGAGGACCTGACCCACACCACTGCAGAACTGAAAGTGCGAGCTGTACAGGCTGAAG AACGCTTGGAGATGGAAAAGAGGAGGTTCCGACAGGGCTTGGAGGATGCTGAATCCCTTCGGCTGAAGGAG GTAGATCACATGACACACCATATGGAAGCAAATGAGCGTTCCCTGCAGGAGCGAATCCAGAGACTGGAGGCCATCCGCATAGGGCTCGAGGAG GAGCTGGGTCGAGTGAAAGCCACTGCTCTTGCAGAGCGGGGCCAGGTGGAGGAGCAAATCATCAAAGCCAAGAACCAGGCCAGGTGGGAAGAG CAACAGCGACTGGAGCACCTGGAGGAGAAGTTGCGGCTGATGGCGCAGTCTCGGGATGAGGCCCAGAATTACTGTTTGCAGCAGAAGCAAGCCGTGTCTGAGGCACTTGCCAAAGAGAGCCAACTGAGCCTGCAGATAGAAGGACTCAAAAGGCGCCTGGAAGAGCTTCAGCAG GAGTTGAGTGGCAAGGAACAAGAAAAGGTTGCCGAGGTCAACAGAGTAAGAGTGGAGCTGCGGGAGCAGATTGGGCACCTGGAAGCCGAGAGGACAACCCAGGAAGGGCTGAAAGAGAAGATTGCGGCGCTGGAGCGACAGCTGAAAG TGCTGTCCAGTAACCATCGGGAGGCGCTGCTGGACAAAGAGGGTGAAATCACAAGCCTGTGGGAGAAGCTGCGAGTTCGAGAGGCAGAGATATCCAGGATAAGGGAGGAAGAAGCTCAGCGAGCCAGTTTTCTTCAAAATGCCATCATGACCTACGTGCAGGGATCCCCCCTCAGGTCTCTCAGTCCCAGGAAGTGA